Genomic window (Candidatus Auribacterota bacterium):
CAATCGCGGCCGGGCCTTCCTCGTCCATCATCACTTCACGTGGATGCCCAAAGCGGTGTATTTTCTGTGACCGCTCCGTTTTCGGGAGGCATGTTCGAGGGAACTCCGCTGGATACATAGTGGAGATGATGGAATATCTTTACAATATTTTCGGCGTAAGAAGCTTTAATTTTGAAGATGATAGCTTCTTGGTTTTGCAGAAACGGCTGATTGAATACTGCGAGCTGGTAATAAAAAAGAACCTGCGTATCACCTGGGCGTGCCAAACGCCCGTAGATACGGTCTCGAAAGAACTCCTGCCCCTGATGAGGAGGGCTGGATGTGCGATGATAAACTTCGGAATAGAGTCTGGCAGCCAGAGGATACTGGACCGTATGCAAAAGGGAACAAGCGTCGAACAGATCGAGGAGGCGATCAGATTAACTCATGAGAGCGGTATACTCACCCGCGGGCTCATGATTGTAGGTTTTTTCGGCGAAAACAAGGAAACGATGGATGAAACGCTCGCATTTTTAAAGTGTAGCAAACTCGATGATATAAGCTGGCACTATTTCACCCCATTACCCGGCAGCGAAGCGTGGGGACATACGAGAGAATACGGCGCGTTTACACCTCAATGGGAGAGGATGAACCTTTACCAGCCCACCTTTATTCCATCGGGGCTGACAGCCGAAGACCTGATATCATTTGTAAAGAAGTCGTACCGGCAATTCTATTTCAGGCCATCTGTTGTGTCGTCATACCTAAAACGGCTCAGAAGCGTGGGCCAGTTTCGACAGATTTTGAAGGGCACGAGTGCGCTTTTTTCGTACGTCGTGAGAAGAAGGGACTGATGAAACAAAGCGCGCTCCTCCCGAACCCGCCCGGCAAATGCCTGTATGTCAGGGATTATTTCTATTCAAAAATATCGAAAACAGGTTAACTCCACTATCCTGTCGAGCTACTGGTTTTGAGCGGAACTTTATCGGCTGCCGGCTATAACGTCTACGTAATGACGCTCATGCGAGGCGCATCGGCGCGGAAGAAATACCCATGTGGTATGCGCCCGAATTCGGTGTCCGGAGGAAGTGCTACTTCTGCTGGAACAGCAGCTTTATCTATCCCAACGGCGATGTCTGCCCCTGTGAGTCTTTTTACTACAAGCTCGGCAATGTGAACGAAAGCACTTTTTTAGATATATGGCATAGCGAAAAGTATCGTCGGTTCAGGAATGTACTCAAAAGGTCGATTCTCCCCGCCTGCGCCCGATGCTGTAAGTTGTAGCCGTGTTTTTAGAGTCGTTATCCAGAACATGTCTCGTGTGCCATCGGATTTATAGTACAGGACAAAATGACTAAGGGTAAATATATATTTTCGGAAAATCAGGTTTTGCTGATAGGGACTGCCCTCTTTGCATTGATCCGAATAATTGTGCTGTTGTTTTCCAGGAAGGTTTACATGGATGACGTCGAGGAATTGATTGTAGGCAACCTTGCAGCTGATATTCTTACAGGCGGCAAAATTTTGCCACTTCGGCAATACTTCGCTCATGGGTGGTTCTGGGCTGGACAATCTGCCACGGCCTTTATGACTATCGCAGCCTATTATGTTCTCGGCAGTTCGTATTTATCTCTTAAATTGAGTTTCTTGGTGCTGCAACTTATCACGTTTGTGTTGCTCTTTGTAGTTATGGATCGGTATATTAGTAGAAAAGCAGCTACACTCGCCTGTCTTCTTTATCTATTTCCCTCGGCCACATTTATTTACTATCAACTCTGGGTAAATTCGTTTCACCAATGTATTATTACCTTTGTAGTTGCGATACTACTGATCTGGAGGAATGCTCAGATTTCTGTGCATCGAACGTCGCAGATGTTATGGGTCGTACTTCTAGGCTATCTCATGGGTCTTTCAACTCTTTTTTGGGGGAGCAATTTTATTGTGGCAGGTATAGTTGCAATGTTCTGCCTATGGGAGTGGAGAAGGGGCGGTGCGAGTCGGATTATAAAGAACTCTGCCTTGTTGTTGCTGGGATTCATTATAGGATATATTCCAGTATTATCTCGATTTTCTCAGGCACTGGCTCAGCTTAGTGCTGTAGGTTATGATCCAGGAAGAACTATCTCTCAGATTGTTAGAAGGTCGCTCATATTGGCAGGGCCGACATTATCTGCTGTTTATGAGCCATGGGTACCATGTAATATGCTCCTACATCAATTTGCCTATGCAGCAGGAATAATCGCCTACATATGGGTACTGTTTAGGCTGGTAGTGGATAATGAAAAAGGCAGATCTGCCATGCATCTGTTTGTTGCCATCTATCCCCCGATATATGTTCTTATTGTCGCTCTCTCCGCATTAAATGATGCCTATGGATTCAAGGAGTCACTCAATCCCTGCCCCTTTGGGCTGAGGTATTCAAACCCCTTGATTGCTATCTCTGTAATCGCAGAGTCGATAATGATATGTGATTTTACTGGATATAGAAATATTGTAGCGAAGACACTTGGGATTCTTATTCTTGTTGTTTTAATGTGTTTTGGTCTTTTTTCTTTATATAGCATTTTAGTTCCAGTAGAGAAGGGCTATGGTGCCAAGCAGCCTGGCTATTTTGCCCAGGAGATTGGGTGCTGTATTACTGAGCAATATCTGGACGACTGGTCTCGCTTCACCCCGCTAATGGAACGAGTCCTTGCTAAAAAAGAAACCACGTTGAGAAATGATATTGCTCGAGGAGCTGCTTGGCTCACCTGTCTTTATCGAATTACTGATGACAATTTTCATATATCCAATCCCAAAAAGTTTCAGGCATATATAAATATAGCGCAGAAACATGTCCCCGCTGGTCTGCAGCAATTGTTCAAAGAAGAAATTGGGGCTTTTGTCTTCTGTCATACAAATTACAATTTGAAACTATCTCTCGATAAGCTTGCGCAAGGTCTCAGTGAGAAGGATGCCGAACTGAGTTACATCGGGCTGGCGCGTATGCTGCCTGCCTGGACAACCGACCCTTCAAAATTGGAAGAGGCAATTCATACTATTCCACTGAAAAATAAGAATCATCTGGCATACGCTATTGGGCAATATTTCTCGGCCCTGCCTGATCAAGAGAGAACCGTGCGTAGCATAGCCGATAAAATCACAGAGAGAGAATCATTCCTCGCAGGTAGCCGTGATCCCTTTGGCACGCGAATGTATTGGCCCCCGATTCATTGCCACTAGGACCACTGTAGGGGGTGGAGAATATTATAATAATTTGTATATTCTGATTCCCGGGCATCCTCTGGGAACAGATGCCCTTTCTCGTGATGAATACGCGAGGGAAAAATAGCGAGGGTCGTCAAGGTACCTCAAAATAGGCAATTCCTGATAGAGCGGATGAGTATACGCAGTTTCGTTGAGATGGATGTGCGTGATGCCGTGCATCTTCAAAATTCGCACCGCTTCATCGACGGATTTCGCCTGATACAGTTCCTTCGACTGGTACGAGTCGGCGGGAACAATCCTTCTCGGTATGATGTAGAATCGCGAGTCAAAAGAGAAGAGCACTGCATCCCGTGGCAGATTCTTTTCCATCCACTCACCCTCCGGCTGGAGCCACCGGGGATTGATATATTCGATGTAGTGGTAGCTCGGATCTTTGTGCGCTCTATCGATATGCCAGATGAGTGGGAACGCGATCTGCTGAAACACCTGGCCCATGAAGATAACCATCCCGACTGCGAGGAGGTTTTCCTTGATCCATGTAGAGAGCCTCGCGGTGTTGAGGATGTAGCAGAGGATGACGACGACGATCAGGCCCGTCTGATAAAAGTCAAATATCGCTCCGTTAAGGAATCTGAGCCATGAGTGCCAGGAGGCTATGTCAGCAATCGGCCAGTAGTGATCGGTATCCAGGAGCAGTTCACTACGGCAGCTCACGATCTGCCACGCCATCAGAAGAACAATGAGTGCCACGGTTTCAGAGATGCGCAACCCCCTGGTAAACATATCTCTCATCACGGAGCCTCCGAGAACTGCGGCGAGACAGAGGATTGGCAGCAGGAATTTTGACGAATCCCCCGCGCTGGGGGGATATCGAAGAATCAAAAGATAGGCAATATAATAGGCGAAGTATAACGCCACGATGAATAGTTCAAGGGGTGATTTCCACCATTTACTCCGAAAGAGGTACAGTATGAAGAACAGGGGCGCGAGAAAGCCCCAGTGCAGCAGGTCGAACCAGAGCGCGAATCCCTGCAAACCCGGCAAATTAGTTGAATGCTGTATCGCCCATGCATCTATGTTCTTTCCTCCCAGTATGTCGGCGAGGGCGGGATATATAGGATTGCCGAAGAGTAGGAGATTCCGCGCCAGGTGGGGCAGGACAATGCAGAAGGCGGGCAAGCATATCTTGGTGAATCCTCGCACGCCTAGCCGCAGCGGAGTGACATCTTTTCTTCCAGACGGAATCATGCTCATCGCGAAGAGGGCGAACAGAAAAACCGCGGCGAAAAGTGCGCCAGGGTATTCAACCCAGTAGGCAAATCCGAGGTTAACGCCGATGAGGTAAAGGCATCGCTCGTCACCGCTGAGATGAAAGCGTGCGAGAAAGTATATGGCGCCGAGGCAGAAGAAATTCATTACGATAGTAGAACTGGCGAAGACGCTGTAGAAAAGGAACATCTCCATCGAGAGACATATGATAACGGCGCTCAGGGCGCTTTCGCGGTCGTGAACCAGGCCGATTCGGGAGATTCGGTAGACGAGCGAACAGGAGAGAGCCGCGAAGATGAATGAAAACAGCTTGATCAGCCAGTAGTGGGGGTAGCCGAACAGGATATTTTCTATACCGTAGAGTATTGGAATGAATGACGGATAGGCATTGGCGAGTTCGGCACTGCTGAGGCTCACGTCGGTTGGCAGGTTCCCGCTACGGAGTATCTTTTCCGCGATTGGCAGATGGTAGCTCCACACATCCCAGAAGTATATCGGGGCCATAATCTTATAGATAAAGAATACAATGAACGTGGATAGTATGAACACCGAACAGAGCCGCTGGTAAAAATGAGACTTGCGGGAAGGGAACTTCTCTTTCCTTCGGAGCGGGGAGGCCGGATAGCTACCAGAGCGAAAATAAAGAAGTAGTGTCATGAGAAGTGTGAGAGTAACGAGGCAGAGGAACAGCGAATTACGATTGAGAACGAGACTGACCCCCTGGTTAGCCGTAAAGAGGATCAGGGTGATGAGGGCGGCCCCCGAAGGGAATGAGAAGATGAAAAGCTCTCTCCTGTCTCTGAATTCTGCTCCCCTTCCGATGATACAGAGCAGGAAGAGGTACCCGGCCATGATGTCCATGGCGAAGAATAGAAAAAACAGAAGCACAGTCCTCCTCCTATGCCCGGCAAAGGTGTTTCATCAGGGCAAACGCTCCTCTGAGAAGAGCCACTAATTGTCGCCAGCTCCTGATTCTCCTCAGATATGATAGGATAATACGTGGTCTGAGGTAAAATCTCTTCAAAACATGCCGCGCGCACTGGTCGAGCTTCTCGACTGTAAAGCCCTCAGGGACGAATGTGGGGTGGAAGACGCTCATTTTGTTGAAATCCGCGATCACCCTACCGTAGCGCGGGGCCTCTTTCCAGATCGGTGCTCCAGGGAATACGGTAAAGAATGTCACGCTGATGTCATCCAGAGGGATGCCTGTAACAAACTGCAATGTCCTCTCGATAGTTTCCGCTGTTTCCATCGGATGCCCCACCATGAGAAATCCCTTTGTCTTCATTCCACAGTCACGGGCGCGGTGCACTGCATCTTCTATCTGCTCAAGTGTAATACCCTTCTTCTCGAAATCGAGAATCTCCTGGCAACCGGATTCAATGCCGATGAGTATCTGCCAGCAGCCCGCCCTCATCATGGCGTTGAGTGCCGGACGGTCGGGCATCATATCGGCCCGGGCCAGGCAGCTCCAGCTTATGGCGGGCGCCTCCCTGAGTAGCAGTTCCGTAAGCTTCTGCAGGCGGCGGCGGAAGATCATGAAATTATCGTCTTCAAAGAGAATCTCTCGGATGCCGAATCGGTGATAGAGCGTGCGGATCATGTCGATGATGTATTCAGCGCTGTGAGCCCTGCACACATTCTTAAAAACACCGGTATCACAGAAGATGCAGCGGCCGGTGCAGCCGCGCGACGTGATGAGCGAGGTTGAGGGGGTATTCCGAACACTCTGTGGTGCAAGGTAGTAGTAGCGTGCGAGGGGAGGTAGGAGATCCCATGCGGGCAAGGGAAGAGCATCGAGTTCCTTGATGAACGGCCGCGGCGAGGCTTGACGCAGGAGATCTCCATCCCTTGATACGATTCCCTGTATCCTGCTCGTGTCCACATTATCTGCAAGGGCGGACACGAGCTCAGTGAGTGTGTGCTCGCCCTCGCCGACGACACCGTAATCAAAGCCGGGAAAGAGGTGCATCGTTTCCCGTGGTTGGGAAGTGAGGTGCACGCCACCTACAATTGTTGTGATGTTGGGGCGTTTCTCCTTCACTGCCGCGGCGATCGTGGCCGCGCGCTGTATCGAAAGAGTGACGGCGGTGCATGCGAGGATATCCGGTGCCAGAGATGCAATCTTCTCAATAGTCTCTCGCTCGCTGAGCCGCAGCGCCTCCGCATCCAGGATACACACATCCCGTCCTTTTTCCCGCAACACGCTCGCGAGGTAGGTGAGACCGTGCGGGGGTTCCATCGCTCCTGCGGATGCCAGCGAGCCGTATCGTTCTTGAATGGTGAGCGGAGGATTCAGGAAAAGGATCTTGTTCATTCCGGAGGGAGAGTGTGCAGCGAGTGTGGTTCAACCTTGCTGCGCCTGAAAAGTTTTAGTCGGAACGCGATCATCTCTTTGAGGATCGCGAGAATTACCCACGGACCGGAGAGGGTCGATGTGCCTCTGGATCTCGGGAAATAGTCTATGCCAAATTGTGATACGCGATAACCCGCACGAATTGCCCGTATGATCAACTCAGCGTCGATGAGAGACCCATTGGATTCCAGTTCAATGGAGTCGAAAACCTGCCTTTTGATGAGCTTGAAGGAAAAGTTAATATCCCGGATGCGCACTCCGAAGAGGATTCTTATGAGAATATTGTACGCTGCCGAGTAAACGGTCCTGAGCACGCCTTCACTTGTTCGGTCGTGGCGGTAGGCGGTTACAATATCACAGTTGGTGAACTCCATGATCCTCATCGCCCTTTTAATTTCCTCCAGGTCGAATGGTAAGTCCATGTCGCTGTAGATGACGATCTCCTTTTTCGCGCACGCAAAGCCTGTCCTCAGAGTGGTCCCCAGTTTGGAGTTTACCTTGTGATGCAGAACCCTGATCCTGGAGCTTTCCCTGGCCATGCGATCCGCAATTTCACCACAGCCATCGGTACTCGCGTCATCAACGATGATGATCTCGTAGTCGTCCGTAATTGTGTCCAGTGTGCGCGTGGCGAGGCTGACTGTTTTTTTCACATAGTCCCTCTCGTTAAACATTGGAAACACTATGGAGATGCTGTAGTGATTCATATACGTGCGAGTACTCCCTCTATAACTATACGCTTCTTGTTTTGAGCGAATAGCAGAACAGATTCCAAAGGTCTCTCAGCGAAAGCATGCGCAGTAATCGTAGCAGTTTTTTCGGGCGCATATATGTTCTGCGGTAGGCATGTTTGATCAGGTGGCGGAGATCAACATCGCTGACGCCTTTTACTGTGTGCGCAATACCGCCGTAGAAGAGACCCCCGTCCCGCAGAGGGAATTCACGAATTGCACCCTCGCCGGACAGTATATCATAGAGCACAGTGCCGGGAAAGGCAGTTACTCGTGAAAATTGAGTCAGCTCAGTGTCGAGCCCCACTGCATAGTGTATGGTGTCCTCAATATGAATCCTTTGCTCCCAGGGGAATCCGAGCATGAAGAAGGAGTAGGTAGAGAGTCCTTCTTCCTTACACCAGCGCACCACCTGCTTCACCTTTTCTAGATCGAAACCTTTTTTAATCCTCTGCAAAGTCTCTACATTGCCGCTCTCAGGCGCCACCCCTACAATCCAGACCCCGGCGGCCTTGAGCTTCTTCACCGTGTCGCGGGTTATGCGATCCACCCGGATACCGTTGGTGAGCTGGAGGTGCACCTTGATTTTTCTACGCAGTATCTCGTCACAAATTTCTTCGGTGCGCTGGATATCCATGGTGAAATTATCATCATAGATACAGATTTCCTTCACACCGAGATCGCATACCTGCCATTCTATTTCATTGACCACATTCTGGACCGAGCGCGCCCGCCACCGATTCCCCATGGTTTTGAAACAATAAATGCACCCATAAGGACAACCGCGCGAGGTAATCAGGCTTGAAATGGGCAGTGCTCTCTTCACTGGTGAGTAGTAACGGGTGATATCCACCTTGTCCAGCGCGGAGAAGGGAAGGCTGTCGAGATCCTTGATGAACTCCCTCGGCCCGGTACAGATAATCTCGCCTGACCTGTCTTTAAAGCAAAGGCCCTTCACCTCGGCCCATGGCGCGCCCGATGCCAGTTCGTACATAATTTCTTCCCCTTCACCCACTGCGACTGCATCGATGCAGCTTTCCTGAATGAGCCTGCGGGGAATGGAGATAGAGAGCGGGCCTCCTGTAACGATCAATTTTTTAGGCCACGCATGTTTGACATTCCTGGCAATGTGAAGAGATTGTTCTACGTTGGATATGTTGATGCTCAATCCGATGATGTCTGCATCAGCGATATCGCGCTCACGCAGCTGTTCAATATGACAATCCGTTACAGTGGCGGGGATGCCTTTTGATTCAAGATAGGATGCGATGCCAAGGATGCCGATGGGAGGAAGGCGATTGATGAACAGGCGCGGATCCCGCGGCGCCTGGGCGATCAATAATATTCGGGAGGTCATAGTAAAAGTATTTTTTAGCCGGAGTCGGGCGCCTTTAGGCTGCCCTTCTCAGGATGAGCTTACTGAAGCCCGTTCGCGCAAAAGCGCCGATCATGTCCATTGCTGGAATTATCCTGTAATCAAACGAGAAGAGTATCAATCTGAGCCACGTGACTGGCTCGATAATCGCAACGATAAAGGGGTAAAGGCATGTGGTCATGAGCGCCACCGCGGGGCGGTGACGGTGTGCGACAAGAAAAGCAATAAGCGATTTCGGCAGGAGTGGACACATCCTGATGATTTTATTGAGGAGAATGTGTTTGTATTTGAAGTAGTTTTTTGAGCAGGGGTTTTCAATGGGAAGATTATCGGCTACGGCGTGAGCGTAAATTTCAGTGCCCTGATAGAAAGTGAGCGAGTAGAGCTGAAATTGAAAAGGTCTGGGGATTTTTAAAATGAGATTGATGGTTTCAAGAATATCTTCTTCAGTCTCAAATGGATTATCCAATATGATATCGTACAGTGCGGCGATGGTGTATTTATTGGTGAGGTGGGCTGCGCGCAATAGCTTTTCATTAGGAACGGAGCGCAGATAGATATCCTTCTTGGTCCGTTCCGAACCGGACTGCAAGCCGATAAAAATCCACGAAAGACCGCTCGCCTTCAGCAGGCGGATCTTTTCTTCGGTAATGGTGTTGGGTGTGCCACAGCAGATGAATCTTGTGCGTATCTGTTCCTGATACTTCTCGGCAAAATCTTTAATCCAGTTGCTGCCATGTGCGAAAAAATCATCATCATGGATGATCACATACACGATGTCTGGATACAATTTGATGGCGCATGAGAGCTCTTCAATGACATTGTCCACTCTCCTCTCTCGCACGCGATGAACTCCATAGAGTTTGGCAAGGAAAGAATTGCAGCAATAGGAGCATGAAAACGGACATCCCCTGATTGTTATCAGACTGTAAAATCTGCCTGAAAATCTGGAATATTTCTTGAAAAGATCGTTGTCCATCGGGACAATTCTATTGCGGTGCAGAATAAAGCTTTTTTCAGGGTGATGCTCGGGAAAGGGAAATACGTCGAGGTCATTATTGAGCGGTCTCAATGCGTTGATTACAACCCTGCCTGATTCCCTGAAGGCCAGGTTTAAGACAGCGCGTGGGGAGCGCCGCGCGTCCAGCGCAGTTGCGAATTCCAGAAAGGAAACCTCTGATTCGCCGATAAAAACGTAGTCCGCAGAGTTCAGACATTCTTCCGGGGCTATAGAGGGGTGTATCCCCCCCCACACAATGCAGATTTGAGGAAACGCCTTCTTGATCTCGGAGGAAATGAGCTGTGCCTTATCATAAGAGTCGCTCATGAGGCTGATGCCCACTATCCCTGGCGTGAATAGCTGAACGAAATCCTTGATGACGGGGATAGCTTCCGCATTAAATGAAGGGAGGAAGAGGATGTGAGAATCCACTCCGTTCTTCCGCAGGTAGGAGTGAATATATTTCAGGCCGATCGTGTCTGTATTAGGCTGTAAAGAAATAAGCAGTATTTTCATAAAAGTATGGTATGCGGGCACCGGGAGCCCCGTTGCCCTGCCACGCTATTATGTCGCAGACACTGAAGTCGTTCTATCGACAGGCGGAGCATTGATCCCTTCCTTCCGACATACGTAGAGAATATGCGGATGCAGATAACCATTATCTATTCTCTCGACGTGGACATGTAAATGTAAAGCGCTGAATATCTTGGCAAACTCTTCCTGGCTCCGGAACTGCACTCTCTGTCCGTTGGTAATGCCCAGAATCTTTACGGCAAGCACCTCCTGAGCATACGCCCAGGCATATTTCCAGCGTGGCGATGTATCAGTGGTTTTGACGAGCAAAAGCCCGCCGGGTTTTAAATTCGTATAACAAGCCCCAATGATCCTATCCTGGTCTCCCGGACTGAAAAGATAGAGCACGTCAATAAGGAGAATGGCCTCGGCGGGCAATAGGGCGAAATTCAATATATCTACATGTCTGAATTCGACGTTGTGGATATTTCGAGCGGCCTGGCGCGCGATGGATATTTTATCCTCGGATATGTCGCACCCTATTACCGTGCGCCTCGCCGAGGTGAGAGCCAGATAGAGCGAGAAGAGACCGTGGCCGCAGCCGAGGTCATAGATTGATCCAGCCGCCGGGACAAGGGGCTCAATACGGTCAAACGGGCATGTGAGATAGCGGATCTTATTGTGGAGCCTCGCTGCGAGGGGCAGACCGTGGTAGTGGAGAAGAATTTCAGGCATCCTGTGCGACGACCGCGTGCTCATGATATGTTCCATTCCAAGACTCAACCGGCTTTACTTGTGAAAACTCTCCATGATAGCTGCAGGTATTCCCTGAACGATATCTTGTAATAAAAGATCTTGTATCTCAGGCAGTATGCTTTATGCAATCGCCTCGCCTGGTTGTAAATCCAACTAAAGGGTAATCTTATCAAGATGAGAGACATCCTGTACAGCCATGGGAACGCGACTATAAGTGAAAAGAGCTTTTGCAGGTTTTCTATTTTTCTTTTATCGGGTAGTTTGAGCGGCGAATGCACATGATAGGTTTCTGCGAATTGGGTTGTTGTCGGGGACAGGAGCCCCATCTTTATAGAGGTGTCATATATCTCCGTCCCCGGATAGGGAGAGAGCAGTGAAACCCATGCGTAATCGGGGCGACAACGGATATTCAGATTCAATGTTTCGAGGCACTCCTTGAGGCTTTCGCCGGGAATCCCGAGCATGTTCTGGATAATGAAATTGATCCTGTATTTTCGCAGCCTCTGTGCGAGTGTGAGCAAAGTTTCTTTGGAGATAGGGCGTCGAAGAACATTATTGCGGACGTAGTCATTGCCCGCCTCCGCAGCCCATGCAATGCTGAAACAGCCGGCATCTTTCAGGTATGCGATTTCTTCCTCGGCAACCTGGTCCGGACGGATATTGCAGTTGAAGGGCAGACCGATCTGCTTCTTGAATTTAAGACTGAATTCCTTGAGCCATTCTTTGCTGAAGACAAGAGAGGAGTCATGGAACAGCACAAATTCGAGAGGATACCGCTCCTTGACCTGTGCAATCTCATTCACGACATTGTCGGGGCTCCTGAATCGGATGACCTTGCCTTTCCCCTGGTAGATCCTGTTATAGAGATGATTGAAGCAGTAGGAGCATCTGTGCATGCATCCGCGGGAAGCGATGAACGTTTTCATCTTTGAGGAGCGCGCCGTGGGATATGAGTAAAAGAGCTCCCGATCCGGGAAGGGTATGCTGTCCAGGTCTTCGATGAGAGGCCTCACATCATTGCGGTAGATCGTCTTATCCCGCTTGATATGGAAATTTCTGACAGTGGTGATATCGTCGCCTCTCTGGAGTTTGTCGGCGAGCTCGACAAACGCCTCCTCTCCCTCTCCGACGCATATGGCATCAACGCCTTCCTCATCAATCATAGCTGGGAAAAATGTGGGATGGGGGCCGCCGAAGACGGAGAAGACGCGGTGGGCGTTTTTAATTTCCCGGTTGATTCTCAGGAAAAGCTCGTGCGCTCCGGTGGTGATGCTGTAGGCGATGATATCGGGGCTTGCTCCGGCGAGGTGCCTTTTTATCTCTCTATCGGTTGCACCACAGATATCCACGCGGTGCCCCGCTTGTGAGAGGGGCGTCGATAAGTACATGATCCCCAGCGGTTCAAAGCCGCCCACGGAATAGTTCCGCGCTGCATCTGATATGAAGAGGACGTTCATGGGCGCCTCGAACTCGTAAAAGAATAGCGAAGCATTCTCAAGCCCGCCGTGGCGTAGGTGATCATCATGGGGACGGATTTGAGTTTCTTAAAAACCCTGATGGTGTGGATCGGGCGCAGGAGGAGCTTCCTATTTGCCCATTTCTCGAGGCGGGCGACCTCTCCAGCAGAAAGGTACAGTGTCCCCATAGAAGGGGTGGAATAATCTCCTCTCACGGCAGATCTCTTGTCTATGAGCCTGTTCTCAACAGCGATCTTATGGAGCTCTGAGCCGGGGAACGGACAGGCAATGCTGAAGTTGGATATGTCCCCATCGAGCTCCTTCGCAAATGCAACGGTCTGACGCACTGTCTCCCTCGTCTCCCAT
Coding sequences:
- a CDS encoding radical SAM protein, encoding MKILLISLQPNTDTIGLKYIHSYLRKNGVDSHILFLPSFNAEAIPVIKDFVQLFTPGIVGISLMSDSYDKAQLISSEIKKAFPQICIVWGGIHPSIAPEECLNSADYVFIGESEVSFLEFATALDARRSPRAVLNLAFRESGRVVINALRPLNNDLDVFPFPEHHPEKSFILHRNRIVPMDNDLFKKYSRFSGRFYSLITIRGCPFSCSYCCNSFLAKLYGVHRVRERRVDNVIEELSCAIKLYPDIVYVIIHDDDFFAHGSNWIKDFAEKYQEQIRTRFICCGTPNTITEEKIRLLKASGLSWIFIGLQSGSERTKKDIYLRSVPNEKLLRAAHLTNKYTIAALYDIILDNPFETEEDILETINLILKIPRPFQFQLYSLTFYQGTEIYAHAVADNLPIENPCSKNYFKYKHILLNKIIRMCPLLPKSLIAFLVAHRHRPAVALMTTCLYPFIVAIIEPVTWLRLILFSFDYRIIPAMDMIGAFARTGFSKLILRRAA
- a CDS encoding radical SAM protein, whose amino-acid sequence is MNVLFISDAARNYSVGGFEPLGIMYLSTPLSQAGHRVDICGATDREIKRHLAGASPDIIAYSITTGAHELFLRINREIKNAHRVFSVFGGPHPTFFPAMIDEEGVDAICVGEGEEAFVELADKLQRGDDITTVRNFHIKRDKTIYRNDVRPLIEDLDSIPFPDRELFYSYPTARSSKMKTFIASRGCMHRCSYCFNHLYNRIYQGKGKVIRFRSPDNVVNEIAQVKERYPLEFVLFHDSSLVFSKEWLKEFSLKFKKQIGLPFNCNIRPDQVAEEEIAYLKDAGCFSIAWAAEAGNDYVRNNVLRRPISKETLLTLAQRLRKYRINFIIQNMLGIPGESLKECLETLNLNIRCRPDYAWVSLLSPYPGTEIYDTSIKMGLLSPTTTQFAETYHVHSPLKLPDKRKIENLQKLFSLIVAFPWLYRMSLILIRLPFSWIYNQARRLHKAYCLRYKIFYYKISFREYLQLSWRVFTSKAG
- a CDS encoding class I SAM-dependent methyltransferase, with translation MEHIMSTRSSHRMPEILLHYHGLPLAARLHNKIRYLTCPFDRIEPLVPAAGSIYDLGCGHGLFSLYLALTSARRTVIGCDISEDKISIARQAARNIHNVEFRHVDILNFALLPAEAILLIDVLYLFSPGDQDRIIGACYTNLKPGGLLLVKTTDTSPRWKYAWAYAQEVLAVKILGITNGQRVQFRSQEEFAKIFSALHLHVHVERIDNGYLHPHILYVCRKEGINAPPVDRTTSVSAT